The following coding sequences are from one Syngnathus acus chromosome 14, fSynAcu1.2, whole genome shotgun sequence window:
- the taf1 gene encoding transcription initiation factor TFIID subunit 1 produces MSDSDSDEDQDRPFSITGFLFGNINEDGQLEDDSVLDNESKKHLAGLGNLGLSSLITEITSNEDDEQEESKTPTNVDAEGWVKSTEDAVDYSDISEVAEDETRKYRQAMGSLQPCRKADDEDDYDADCEDIDSKLMPPPPPPSFSTPAKKEEPASQNANVGEEGDGIILPSIIAPSSTAEKVDFSSSSDSESESDRPGLASGPGGEPDSLTLPLAGIMQKDAAKALPGVTELFPEFRPGKVLRFLRLFGPGKNMPSVWRSARRKKKRKHRDVQSGTPPPEGELAEEGQEKKSGWVYEYATPPPPEQCLSDDEITMMAPVESKFSQTCCDGDKETESRPKVAEWRYGPAQLWYDMMGVPEDGSNFNYGLKLKEMESSDPQEQSAHEETTRTAKEGHDGHDNETEEDKLALENEVFLMVTQLQWEDDIIWNGEDVKHKGTKTQRASLAGWLPTSMTRNANAYNAQQGLTRSNSQLVPSTPPLMPKTLSITGLKRDKNSQDHHSNQDDDTPWFSIFPIDSEELVYGRWEDNIIWDDQEMDHLLTPPVLTLDPNDENIILEIPDEKEASTSHSPSKENKKETAIKKSRILLGKTGVIKDEPQQNMSQPEVKDPWNLSNDEFYYPKQQGLRGTFGGNIIQHSIPALELRQPFFPTHMGPMKLRQFHRSTLKKYSFGPLAQPGPHPAQPLLKHIKKKAKMREQERQASGGGDMFFMRTPQDLTGKDGDLILAEYSEEYPPLIMQVGMATKIKNYYKRKPGKDPGAPDCKYGETVYCHTSPFLGSLHPGQLLQAFENNLFRSPIYLHKMPETDFLVIRTRHGYYIREIVDIMVVGQACPLYEVPGPNSKRANTHIRDFLQVFIYRLFWKSKDRPRRIRMEDIKKAFPVHSESSIRKRLKLCADFKRTGMDSNWWVLKPDFRLPTEEEIRAMVSPEQCCSYYSMQVAEQRLKDAGYGEKSFFAPEEENEEDFQMKIDDEVRTAPWNTTRAFISAMKGKCLLEVTGVADPTGCGEGFSYVKVPNKPTQQKHATYVHKALMLDDKEPTPAKKTVTGTDADLRRLSLKNAKQLLRKFGVPEEEIKKLSRWEVIDVVRTMSTEQARSGEGPMSKFARGSRFSVAEHQERYKEECQRIFDLQNKVLESTEVLSTDTDSSSAEDSDFEEMGKNIENMLQNKKTSSQLSREREEQERRELQRMLMGEESDRDNKGRKERRKILSSSLSISSHKDDDTSSVTSLNSAATGRRLKIYRTFRDEDGKEYVRCETVRKSAVIDAYTRIRTTKDDEFIRKFALFDEQHREEMRKERRRIQEQLRRLKRNQEKDKFKGPPEKKSKKMKERPDLKVKLKCGACGAIGHMRTNKFCPLYYQTNAPPSNPVAMTEEQEEELEKTVIHNDNEELIKVEGTKIVLGKQLIESADEVRRKSLVLKFPKQQLPPKKKRRVGNAVHCDYLNKPHKAIHRRRTDPMVTLSSVLESIINDMRDHPNTYPFHTPVNAKVVKDYYKIITRPMDLQTLRENVRKRMYPSREEFREAVELIFKNSATYNGAKHPITQVAQSMLDLCDTKLKEKEDRLVRLEKAINPLLDDDDQVAFSFILDNIVTQKMMVVPDSWPFHHPVNKKFVPDYYKVIIDPMDLESIRKNISKHKYQNRDAFLSDVTLIHTNSIKYNGRDSPYTKTALDIISVCRQTLDEYDEHLTQLEKDISTAKEAALDAADFESLEMAHGSYMGQYDEDDKDISTAKGSFMDLERLASASPYIAQPADLFDSGASGPSRAPSSLFSDGPLVVASEKRGGQARHGRRLREEESDVDIEGFEEEDGKPKTPAPAEDAEGDLEDDDDDDEMLLPPRRRMHNRQEEENERRSNPHTHASVLYQDLLMSDGEDDASEEEGDNPFSTIHLSESGSDSDREVDVRPPPRRAQETARMGMEDESMMSYEADGADDGPHMEDSNVSYGSFEESRSRMQPSARGNVEDDGISEEEEEDEEDDTRGRGPAPHSQYDEKEGKWSFMDLERHNTTPAPYAQQPWQLRGNTHDEGNSEEEEEDEEDDARRRGPAVLSQVQLSEDEESEEFRSIGGDSDMDSD; encoded by the exons ATGTCCGACTCCGACAGTGATGAGGACCAAGATCGCCCTTTCTCCATTACTGGCTTCTTGTTTGGGAACATAAATGAAGATGGCCAACTCGAGGACGACAGTGTCCTGGACAAC GAGTCCAAAAAGCATCTGGCCGGCTTGGGTAATCTGGGTCTGAGCTCCCTCATCACAGAGATCACCTCCAATGAGGATGATGAGCAAGAGGAAAGTAAAACACCCACCAATGTGGATGCTGAAG GTTGGGTGAAAAGCACTGAAGATGCAGTTGATTATTCTGACATCAGCGAGGTTGCTGAGGATGAAACACGGAAGTATCGACAAGCCATGGGATCTTTGCAGCCCTGCAGGAAAGCAG atgatgaagatgactaCGATGCAGACTGCGAGGATATTGATTCCAAGCTCAtgcctcctcccccacctccaaGCTTTTCAACACCCGCTAAAAAAGAAGAGCCCGCATCTCAGAATGCAAATG TCGGGGAAGAGGGTGATGGTATCATCCTGCCCTCTATCATCGCACCATCATCTACTGCCGAAAAGGTTGATTTCAGCAGTTCCTCCGACTCAGAGTCGGAATCGGACCGCCCCGGCCTGGCCTCCGGGCCCGGAGGCGAACCGGACAGCCTCACCCTCCCGCTTGCTGGCATCATGCAGAAAGATGCTGCCAAAGCGCTACCTGGTGTCACAGAACTCTTCCCGGAATTTAGACCTGGAAAA GTTCTGAGGTTCTTACGGCTATTTGGCCCAGGGAAAAACATGCCGTCTGTATGGAGGAGTGCCCgaaggaagaagaagcggaAGCACCGGGATGTCCAGTCTGGGACTCCTCCGCCCGAGGGAGAGCTTGCAGAGGAAGGGCAGGAAAAGAAGTCTGGGTGGGTTTACGAGTACGCTACCCCTCCGCCCCCTGAGCAGTGTCTCTCGGACGATGAG ATAACCATGATGGCACCCGTGGAGTCCAAGTTCTCACAAACCTGTTGTGACGGCGACAAGGAGACAGAATCACGGCCTAAAGTTGCCGAATGGCGATATGGGCCCGCCCAGCTCTGGTATGACATGATGGGAGTCCCCGAGGATGGGAGTAATTTCAATTACGGGCTGAAGCTGAAGGAAATGGAGTCCAGCGATCCTCAGGAGCAAAGCGCACATGAAGAAACGACAAGGACCGCTAAGGAG GGTCACGACGGCCACGATAACGAGACAGAGGAGGACAAATTGGCCCTGGAGAACGAGGTCTTCTTGATGGTGACGCAACTGCAGTGGGAGGATGACATTATCTGGAACGGGGAGGATGTGAAGCACAAGGGCACCAAGACTCAACGTGCCAGTCTTGCAGGGTGGTTACCCACTAGCATGACCCGCAATGCTAATGCTTATAACGCACAACAAG GTCTGACAAGAAGTAATTCGCAATTGGTCCCATCTACCCCTCCTCTTATGCCCAAAACCTTGTCCATAACCGGCTTGAAGCGGGACAAAAACAGCCAAGATCATCACT CCAATCAAGACGATGATACTCCTTGGTTCTCAATTTTCCCCATTGACAGCGAGGAGTTAGTTTATGGGCGCTGGGAAGACAACATTATCTGGGATGATCAGGAAATGGATCACTTACTCACTCCTCCGGTTCTCACACTGGATCCCAATGATGAGAATATCATTCTTG AAATTCCCGATGAAAAGGAAGCGTCGACATCTCACTCCCCGTCAAAAGAGAACAAGAAGGAAACGGCAATCAAAAAGAGTCGCATCCTGCTTGGGAAAACTGGGGTGATAAAAGACGAGCCGCAACAG AACATGTCGCAACCTGAGGTCAAGGACCCCTGGAACCTCTCCAATGACGAATTCTACTACCCCAAACAGCAAGGTCTGAGGGGGACGTTTGGCGGTAACATCATTCAG CATTCCATCCCAGCCTTGGAGCTGAGGCAGCCCTTCTTCCCCACCCACATGGGGCCCATGAAGTTGCGGCAGTTCCACAGGTCCACATTGAAGAAGTACTCTTTTGGACCTTTGGCTCAGCCCGGTCCACATCCTGCCCAACCTCTGCTCaagcacattaagaaaaaGGCGAAG ATGCGAGAGCAGGAGCGGCAGGCTTCGGGAGGAGGAGACATGTTCTTCATGCGCACCCCGCAGGATTTGACGGGCAAAGACGGAGATCTGATCCTGGCAGAGTACAGCGAAGAATACCCCCCTCTCATCATGCAAGTCGGCATGGCCaccaaaattaaaaactactacaaaAGA AAACCTGGAAAGGATCCTGGAGCGCCAGATTGCAAATATGGAGAAACTGTCTACTGTCACACGTCGCCTTTTCTGGGTTCTCTGCATCCTGGACAGCTGCTCCAA GCTTTTGAAAACAACCTTTTCCGCTCCCCCATTTACTTGCACAAAATGCCCGAGACAGATTTTCTGGTCATCAGAACACGCCACGGCTACTACATCCGAGAAATTGTGGACATTATGGTAGTCGGTCAAGCCTGCCCTTTGTACGAGGTTCCCGGGCCCAACTCCAAACGAGCAAATACCCACATAAGAGACTTCCTTCAA gtgtTCATTTACCGCTTGTTCTGGAAGAGCAAGGATCGCCCGCGGAGAATTCGCATGGAGGATATCAAGAAAGCATTTCCGGTGCATTCCGAGAGCAGCATCAGGAAAAGGCTGAAACTTTGTGCCGACTTCAAACGCACCG GGATGGATTCCAACTGGTGGGTGCTGAAACCTGATTTCAGATTGCCCACAGAGGAAGAGATCCGAGCCATGGTGTCTCCGGAGCAATGCTGCTCTTACTATAGCATGCAAGTGGCCGAGCAACGACTCAAG GACGCCGGATATGGCGAAAAATCATTCTTTGCACCAGAGGAGGAGAACGAAGAGGACTTTCAAATGAAGATTGATgacgag GTGCGAACAGCTCCCTGGAACACAACAAGAGCCTTCATCTCCGCCATGAAGGGGAAATGCCTTTTGGAGGTTACGGGTGTGGCCGACCCCACGGGCTGTGGAGAAGGTTTCTCTTACGTCAAAGTGCCCAACAAGCCCACTCAACAGAAG CATGCAACTTATGTCCATAAAGCCTTGATGCTG GATGACAAAGAGCCAACCCCTGCTAAGAAGACCGTGACTGGGACAGATGCCGATTTGAGGAGACTGTCACTGAAAAATGCCAAGCAGCTGCTCCGCAAGTTTGGTGTTCCAGAAGAAGAG ATCAAAAAGCTCTCACGCTGGGAAGTGATTGACGTGGTGAGAACCATGTCCACCGAGCAGGCTCGTTCAGGAGAAGGCCCCATGAGCAAGTTTGCCAGAGGTTCACGTTTCTCTGTCGCTGAGCACCAGGAGCGGTACAAAGAGGAATGTCAGCGGATCTTTGACTTGCAGAATAA GGTGCTGGAGTCGACGGAagttctctccacagacacagATAGCAGCTCAGCCGAGGATAGCGACTTTGAGGAAATGGGAAAGAATATTGAGAACATGCTGCAGAACAAGAAGACCAGTTCACAGCTGTCACGCGAGAGGGAAGAACAAGAGCGGCGGGAGCTGCAGAGGATGCTGATGGGGGAGGAGAGCGATCGTGACAACAAGGGGCGGAAGGAGCGCCGCAAAATCTTGT CGAGTTCGTTGTCCATCAGCTCCCACAAAGATGATGACACATCGTCAGTCACCAGCTTGAACTCCGCAGCCACAGGACGCCGTCTTAAGATCTACAGAACCTTCAGGGACGAGGACGGCAAGGAATATGTTCGCTGCGAGACTGTGCGCAAATCCGCCGTCATCGATGCCTACACCAGGATCCGAACGACCAAAGATGATGAATTCAT ACGAAAGTTTGCCCTCTTCGATGAGCAGCACAGAGAAGAGATGAGGAAGGAGCGTCGGCGGATCCAGGAGCAGCTGAGGAGACTAAAGCGAAATCAAGAGAAAGACAAGTTCAAGGGACCTCCTGAAAAGAAGTCCAAGAAGATGAAAGAGAGACCAGACCTCAAGGTAAAA TTAAAGTGCGGCGCATGTGGTGCCATCGGGCACATGAGGACAAACAAGTTCTGCCCGCTCTACTATCAAACCAACGCACCCCCTTCGAACCCGGTCGCCATGACAgaagagcaggaggaggagctaGAAAAGACAGTCATCCACAATGACAACGAAGAATTGATTAAGGTGGAAGGCACAAAGATCGTGCTTGGCAAGCAACTCATTGAAAG TGCTGATGAGGTGCGCAGAAAATCTCTGGTGCTCAAGTTCCCCAAGCAGCAGCTTCCTCCGAAAAAGAAGAGACGAGTTGGCAATGCCGTGCACTGCGACTATCTGAAT AAACCGCACAAGGCGATCCACCGCAGGCGCACCGACCCCATGGTGACCTTGTCCTCTGTGCTGGAGAGCATCATTAACGACATGCGCGACCACCCGAAC ACATATCCGTTTCACACGCCAGTAAACGCCAAGGTTGTGAAGGACTACTACAAAATTATCACGCGGCCGATGGACCTGCAGACACTCCGGGAGAATGTCCGCAAACGAATGTATCCGTCCAGGGAGGAGTTCAGAGAAGCCGTTGAGCTTATATTCAAGAACAGCGCCACATACAATG gAGCAAAACATCCGATCACGCAAGTTGCGCAATCAATGTTGGATCTGTGTGATACGAAGCTGAAAGAG AAAGAGGACAGACTGGTTAGGCTCGAAAAAGCCATCAATCCTTTGCTCGATGACGACGATCAGGTGGCCTTCTCCTTCATCCTTGACAACATCGTAACCCAGAAGATGATGGTCGTACCAGAT TCATGGCCGTTCCACCATCCCGTCAACAAAAAGTTTGTGCCTGATTATTACAAGGTGATTATAGACCCGATGGACCTGGAGAGTATCCGCAAG AACATCTCCAAGCACAAGTACCAAAACAGAGACGCCTTCCTCTCCGATGTCACTCTCATCCACACGAACAGCATTAAGTACAACG GGCGCGACAGTCCGTACACCAAGACAGCACTGGATATCATCAGTGTGTGCAGGCAGACCTTAGATGAG TATGATGAACACTTGACACAGCTGGAAAAGGACATCTCCACGGCCAAAGAGGCAGCTCTGGATGCCGCTGACTTTGAGAGTCTGGAGATGGCTCACGGATCATACATGGGACAG TACGACGAGGACGATAAAGACATCTCCACAGCCAAAGGGTCGTTCATGGACTTAGAGAGGCTGGCCTCAGCTTCGCCCTACATAGCCCAG CCTGCTGATCTGTTTGACAGCGGTGCTTCAGGCCCATCAAGGGCACCCAGCAGCCTTTTCTCTGATGGACCTCTAGTGGTTGCTTCTGAGAAGAGAGGGGGGCAG GCTCGCCACGGCAGACGGCTCAGGGAAGAAGAATCGGATGTGGATATTGAAGGCTTTGAGGAAGAAGACGGCAAACCGAAAACACCCGCTCCT GCCGAGGATGCCGAAGGTGATCTCGAGgatgacgatgacgacgacgagaTGTTGCTGCCTCCGCGCAGACGCATGCACAACCGgcaggaggaagaaaatgaacGCAGATCCAACCCCCACACTCATGCCAGCGTGCTGTATCAGGACTTGCTCATGTCCGACGGGGAGGATGACGCCAGTGAGGAGGAGGGCGACAATCCATTCTCAA CCATCCATTTATCGGAGAGTGGCAGTGATTCGGATCGAGAGGTCGATGTGAGACCGCCTCCGAGGCGAGCGCAGGAGACGGCGCGCATGGGCATGGAGGACGAGAGCATGATGTCATATGAAGCAGACGGGGCCGATGATGGGCCTCACATGGAAGACAGCAACGTCAG CTATGGCAGCTTTGAGGAGAGCCGCAGTCGAATGCAACCGTCAGCCAGGGGGAACGTAGAAGACGATGGCATCagcgaggaggaagaggaagatgaagaggatgaCACACGCGGGAGAGGCCCAGCTCCACATTCCCAG TATGATGAGAAGGAGGGCAAATGGTCATTCATGGACTTGGAAAGGCACAACACAACACCTGCACCGTACGCACAGCAG CCATGGCAGCTACGAGGAAACACACACGATGAAGGCAacagtgaggaggaggaagaagacgaaGAGGACGACGCACGGCGGAGAGGTCCAGCCGTACTTTCGCAGGTCCAGCTCagcgaggatgaggagagcgaAGAATTCAGATCCATCGGAGGAGACAGCGACATGGACTCGGACTAG
- the LOC119133331 gene encoding SLAIN motif-containing protein-like, with protein sequence MDTQNLAIQNWSLDFNDDLRSNHPIFQSEGKSDPRPSVWAEPTGMQSCTSRSFARDARMRLDFLKFGSNSQVSSAAKDDDEKEKDPGTHTVFDLVDLLEFKDDKEDHESWLYESPKKQISEDNQSPLRWCRHVLDNPSPEMEAASRLLRNKLNQKTSSSYRSIFYKQPAGQDHTDSACVDPHNDKISTNTTHDTSLDDLAMPCESITTSYKLQDITDVHLMARIQEDSLRQDYISTPAGVSDRRSPEPQVRLRQQVTQFKLLKRAQNRARTESPLRTSLRSLQALRNSRSLDTDDCLPDHQTPNTALPSASTKSSDWSQLVSGSSVHKTATREVQRSQSLSPRRISHRAKRYLSVNACVYASPERSTTAAWGGTSPSTRR encoded by the exons ATGGATACCCAAAACCTGGCCATACAAAACTGGAGTTTGGATTTTAACGATGACCTCCGCTCAAACCATCCTATTTTCCAAAGCGAGGGAAAGTCAGATCCACGTCCCAGCGTGTGGGCCGAACCAACGGGAATGCAGAGTTGCACTTCTCGGTCTTTCGCCAGGGATGCTAGGATGAGACTAGATTTTTTAAAGTTTGGATCTAATTCTCAAGTGTCCTCCGCTGCCaaggatgatgatgaaaaagaaaaagacccaGGAACACATACTGTTTTTGACTTAGTGGATCTTCTTGAATTTAAGGATGATAAAGAGGATCACGAAAGCTG GTTATATGAATCTCCAAAAAAGCAGATATCAGAGGACAACCAGTCACCTCTGAGATGGTGTCGACACGTCTTGGATAATCCGAGTCCTGAAATGGAGGCCGCATCTCGTTTACTTCGCAATAAACTAAATCAAA AAACAAGCAGTTCCTACAGGAGTATCTTTTACAAACAGCCTGCAGGGCAAGATCACACCGACAGTGCATGTGTGGATCCtcacaatgacaaaatatcTACAAATACGACACACGACACCTCTTTGG ATGATCTGGCTATGCCCTGTGAGTCCATAACTACCAGCTACAAATTGCAGGACATCACAGATGTTCACCTAATGGCCCGTATACAAGAAGACA GTTTACGACAGGACTACATCTCCACGCCCGCCGGTGTTTCAGACCGAAGAAGTCCTGAGCCACAA GTTCGACTTCGTCAGCAAGTCACTCAGTTCAAGTTGCTCAAAAGGGCTCAAAATCGAG CCAGGACAGAATCCCCCCTTCGGACCAGCCTTCGTTCACTCCAGGCTCTGAGAAACAGTCGGAGTTTGGACACCGATGACTGCCTGCCTGATCATCAAACACCAAACACAGCTTTGCCATCAG CATCCACTAAGTCTAGCGACTGGTCACAATTGGTGAGCGGCTCTTCAGTCCACAAGACGGCCACGAGGGAAGTGCAGAGGTCTCAGTCTCTCAGCCCCCGTCGGATCTCTCATCGCGCTAAGAGATATCTGTCTGTTAATGCGTGTGTTTATGCTTCACCTGAGAGGTCAACCACTGCAGCTTGGGGCGGCACTTCGCCATCAACGCGAAGGTGA